One window from the genome of Cucumis melo cultivar AY chromosome 12, USDA_Cmelo_AY_1.0, whole genome shotgun sequence encodes:
- the LOC103483752 gene encoding L-tryptophan--pyruvate aminotransferase 1, protein MFNFCTCMSFKQEPCSDEERGKDSPVRKRDFKKGIHEIMCINNPPLRVSTSERGDYGDDRVINLDAGDPTMYETYWKKMGKKATMVIPGWRSMSYYSNGRSLCWFLEPDLCQQILRLHRVVGNAITEGRYIVVGNGSSQLILAALYALSSPESSEPTDVVSAVPYYSSYPSMCDYLKTALFKWGGDASKYEKEGSNYIEIVTSPNNPDGSLREPVVNRSGGKLLHDLAYYWPHYTSITAPADFDVALFTASKCTGHAGSRIGWALVKDPEIAMKMVKFIELNTIGVSKDSQLRAARMLSIVSDSCEQFGSTNVSDNRGESFYGFGHRLMTERWCRIRQAVKHGGMFTLPEFPTAYCTFLHQPTESRPAFAWLKCEDEEEDCAGLLRRHKILGRSGVSFGCSPQFVRVSMLDRDDNFDLLVQRISKITAAPNNSERH, encoded by the exons ATGTTTAATTTCTGTACTTGTATGAGTTTCAAGCAAGAGCCCTGCAG CGATGAAGAACGAGGGAAGGATTCGCCTGTGAGGAAAAGAGATTTTAAGAAGGGTATACATGAGATCATGTGTATTAATAACCCTCCTTTGAGGGTTTCCACATCTGAACGTGGAGACTACGGGGATGATCGAGTCATTAATCTTGACGC cGGAGACCCAACAATGTACGAAACGTATTGGAAGAAAATGGGGAAGAAAGCAACTATGGTGATCCCAGGTTGGCGATCCATGAGTTACTATTCCAACGGCCGGAGTCTTTGCTGGTTTCTCGAGCCGGATTTATGCCAGCAAATTCTCCGTTTACACCGTGTCGTTGGCAATGCCATAACCGAAGGTCGCTACATCGTCGTCGGGAACGGCTCCTCCCAGCTTATACTGGCTGCCCTTTACGCTCTTTCTTCCCCCGAATCTTCTGAGCCTACCGACGTCGTCTCCGCCGTCCCCTACTACTCC TCGTATCCGTCAATGTGTGATTACTTAAAAACAGCCCTTTTCAAATGGGGTGGAGATGCGAGCAAATACGAGAAAGAGGGATCTAATTACATTGAAATCGTGACTTCACCAAATAACCCGGACGGTTCATTACGTGAACCGGTGGTGAACCGGAGTGGAGGCAAATTGTTGCATGATCTTGCTTATTACTGGCCTCATTACACTTCTATTACTGCTCCCGCTGACTTCGATGTCGCATTGTTCACTGCCTCTAAGTGCACTGGCCATGCCGGTTCTCGTATCGG GTGGGCACTTGTTAAAGATCCAGAAATAGCAATGAAAATGGTGAAGTTCATTGAGCTAAACACAATCGGGGTGTCTAAAGATTCACAACTCCGAGCGGCGAGGATGCTAAGTATAGTATCAGATAGTTGTGAGCAGTTTGGGAGTACTAATGTCTCAGACAATCGAGGAGAATCCTTTTATGGGTTCGGCCACCGCCTCATGACGGAGAGATGGTGTCGCATCAGGCAAGCTGTTAAACACGGCGGAATGTTCACTCTCCCTGAATTCCCAACTGCTTATTGTACCTTCCTTCACCAACCTACCGAATCCCGACCTG CTTTTGCATGGCTAAAATgtgaagacgaagaagaagattgTGCAGGTTTACTAAGACGTCATAAAATATTAGGTCGAAGTGGAGTCAGTTTTGGGTGCAGCCCTCAATTCGTACGTGTCAGCATGTTGGACCGTGACGACAACTTCGACTTGTTGGTTCAAAGGATATCGAAAATCACTGCTGCCCCTAATAATTCTGAACGACACTGA
- the LOC103483761 gene encoding oleosin Cor a 15-like, producing MFLMQTFIPYFSNICHVFLRVLFILLLFKKRPQTPFSSTIFPILISSSSSFSSSVSMAEFHQPNYDSPTTHPFQAIRPQKPISSSHLLAFLTLFPIAAILLFLAGISFIGTVVALAVTSPLFLICSPVLVPAALVIALAVAGFLTSGAFGVTALSSLSWMANYLRRSRVPLNLDQAKQWVRETAAQAAQTAKEAGQVIQSKAQDGGKAEEVEVSSAQDGEKTDEVSPAQPSPAQEGGKTQAQSTAKEETTQEPVKAQESGKAQGGAKAQEGGKAQGGKTRGGGKT from the coding sequence ATGTTTCTCATGCAAACCTTCATTCCTTATTTCTCAAACATCTGTCATGTTTTTCTACGTGTCCTCTTCATTCTTCTCCTTTTTAAAAAACGCCCTCAAACCCCTTTCTCCTCCACCATATTTCCCATTTTaatttcttcctcttcttctttttcttcatccGTTTCAATGGCTGAATTTCATCAGCCTAATTATGACTCACCCACAACTCACCCTTTTCAAGCCATTCGCCCCCAAAAGCCCATTTCCTCTTCCCATCTTTTGGCATTTCTTACTCTCTTCCCCATCGCCGCCATTCTTCTTTTCCTCGCCGGAATCTCCTTCATCGGTACCGTCGTAGCCTTGGCTGTTACCTCTCCTCTGTTTCTCATTTGTAGCCCTGTCTTGGTCCCTGCCGCCCTCGTCATCGCCTTGGCCGTTGCAGGGTTTCTGACATCGGGAGCTTTTGGTGTCACGGCCTTATCTTCTCTCTCATGGATGGCTAATTACTTGCGTAGATCACGAGTCCCTCTTAACCTCGACCAAGCTAAGCAATGGGTCCGTGAAACCGCCGCCCAAGCCGCCCAAACGGCTAAAGAGGCTGGTCAGGTCATTCAGAGCAAAGCACAAGATGGTGGGAAAGCGGAGGAAGTTGAAGTCAGCTCTGCCCAGGATGGGGAGAAAACCGATGAAGTGAGTCCAGCGCAGCCCAGCCCGGCCCAGGAAGGAGGAAAGACCCAAGCGCAAAGTACAGCAAAAGAGGAAACGACCCAAGAACCGGTTAAGGCTCAAGAAAGTGGGAAGGCCCAAGGAGGGGCTAAGGCCCAAGAAGGAGGGAAAGCCCAAGGAGGAAAAACCCGAGGAGGAGGAAAGACATGA